Genomic DNA from Setaria italica strain Yugu1 chromosome V, Setaria_italica_v2.0, whole genome shotgun sequence:
GATGATGAGCTTGGGGCGGAAGTCGAGCGCCTTCTCCTCGAGCTTCTCGTAGTCGATGTACCCGGTGGCGGCGCTCACCTTGTACGGCAGGCTCTCGAAGTAGATCGAGGTGGCGGAGATCTTCTTGCCGCCGGCGGTGTAGTACCCGTGGGTGAGGTGTCCGCCGGAGGGGAGATCGAGGCCCATGATCCGGTCGTGCGGGTTGAGCAGCGCGGTGTAGGCGGCGAAGTTGGCGGGGGAGCCCGAGTAGGGCTGCACGTTGACGCCCCAGGCGGCCGGGTCGAGGCGgaaggcggcgagcgcgcgggagCGGCAGAGGTTCTCGATCTCGTCGATGACGTCGTTGCCGCCGTAGTAGCGGGCGCCGGGCATGCCCTCGGAGTACTTGTTGGTGAGCGGGGAGCCGAGCGCCTCCATGACGGCGAAGGAGGTGAAATTCTCGGAGGCGATGAGCTCGatgccccgccgctgccgccgcttctCGCGCTCCAGGAGGTCGTAGATCTCCGGgtccgcgccggcgagcggggTCAGGCCCCATGTGGCGACGGGATCCATGGCGGCTGCGGAAGGGGAGGCGGgagtggcgacggcgaggaagggacgagggcggaggcggaggggatgATGGGGTGGGAAGCGTGGTGGTggagggaagaagggggcgcgggaagATATATCGGTGGTGCACGGGAGGATGGCGCGTGTGCACATGTGGAGGTTGGTGGCGGTGGGTGTGGGAGGGAGTGGGTGCGGCGGGTGCGAGTTCGGGCGAGGTGGTCGACGGAGGAAGCTACCTTATCGgagaattgaaaaaaaaaatactcgagaTTAATCGATGTGATGCGCCTGCCGAAATTTTTTTTGCGTGGTTTGGAGGGGGTTGGTGTGGGCGCGAGATACGGGTTTTTTAGAACGGGTTTGCTGGGCTGGGTCTCGAACTGTTGATGGACCGGGCTGAGAGCGGGAATTTAAGAGATGCATTTCAACTGTTAATAAAGCATTGGCTGTATACTAAAAACAACGAAcctaaagaaaataaaataaaatcaaaatctCTAATTTGTGGGTTCGAGTAGTCTTCTTTTCACTCATGTTTCGAAATGAATCAGGCAGAAGAGCTGCGATTATACGAAAACAAGGTGAGAACCCATACTACGTTATGAGGTGAGAGTGAATACACTGACGCCACTATGTCAGCCATTAGCAAACGAAGTGAAATCTGAAATGAAACAGGTTTCAGAGGAGTGGGGTGGGCTAGAGCTGTAAAATGCGGTTGAGCAGCGTTTGAAGTTATCGTGTTAGAAGAAACAGTATCTTGGAGATGCTGCATCTCCAGCTGCAATGCGGCTGGAGAGTAACCACTTTGCGCTCAGATTCCAGAAGAGAATATGCAGCACAACAACTGACAGAAAGCTGAAGCGCTCGGATCATGTTCTTGAACAAGAAACCAGTGGCATGTGaagagaaaaaatatatatttacaTATAGTTGATGCCACAGGCTCGCAAGCTGCAGCATTGCATTGCAAGGATGTCATTCTACTACTCCTTAGGCCTCTTGACGATGAGGACCGGGCACTTGCAGTTCTGCGCGCAGTGGTTGCTGACGCTGCCCAGGAACGCCCTGCAATGTCACAGCACAATCATTCGCACCCAGATCATAAGCGACGGCAGGAGAAATGTCAAAATTGGAATTGGACGTGAGTTGTGACGGTAAGCAATGGCTGTCTCCTGGACTCTGATCCTCATCCAGCCAGTGGCCATCGCGTCGCACTCGCGTCATTGAGATGGGTGGATGCTTGTACTCCTAGTAATGAGATGAAAAGGACCGGTTGATACCTCTGGATGAAGCCGTATCCATGGCTGCCCATGACGAGCAGGTCGGCGCCCACCTTGTCGGTGGCGTCGCAGATGACGTCCCGCGGGTCCCCGCTCTCCACCAGCGTCTCGACCGCCAGGTGCGGGTGCTCGGCGCAGATGCGCTTTGCCTtgtcgacggccgccgccgagacggcggtggcgtgcCTCTCAACGCTCGCCAGCACGTCCGAGGTCATGATGTACCCTGCGTGCAGCAGCGCGTCGCAACTTGTTACGGTGAGCCTGGAAAAACAACGCGCACGCAACCTACCAACTGATGCGGTAGCGATACCTACCTGCGCTGTCCATGGCGGCGTAGAcggggcgcgagcggcgcgCGTGCACGAGGACGAGcgtgtcgccgcccgccggggaGACGACGTTGGCGAGGCACCAGGTGAGCGCGTGCACGCTCTCCTCGCCCTCGTCCACGGCCACCACGATGCGGcgcccggctccggcggcggcggtggcggggggaGCGGCGGATGCCATGCTGGAGAACTGAGCACGAGGATCGCTGGACGAATTGTTGTTGGGGGGGAGCGGAGCGGGTCGCACAAGAATTGGATGCTGCTATCGATGGCGATGACGATGAGAAGGGGCTGAGGGGAGAGGCCTGCTTTAAAACAGGGGGAGAAGCCCGCGGCTAGGTGCTCTGCACGGGCTGCCACGGCGCCTGGCTGGCTGTCCCCGTCTCCGTGTGACACTGCCCTGGGtttgggcggccgcggccgccgctgggTTTATCCTCACCGCCCCGGTTTTTCCCGCTTCCCGAAACACCCATCCGATCCGGTGATCCCGATGTCCTACCTAGTACGAGGAACGGTCATGAGGACCAGCCGGACCAGCAACTTATGTGTGAATGTGTCTACGTGGGTAGCATCTGGTGGTGCCATTTCAAACGTGCGTTGAAAGTGAAACCCAATGGATTTTTACGAAACTAACCTTGTTCTCCAAAGAAACTGATGGATTTGAAGGCAAATGCATCTATTTGGCTTACAATGACACAcgttttgttctttttttcttttttaacagGAGAGGAGAACGTTTTGGCCAATTAGGCTTTGGCAGGCTCTTCTTCGTAGTGAGCCCAAGCGACAGGAGGATCACCATCCACGGCCCCCGAAGCCCGTTTCGTAATGGGTCGAGTAGAACTGAGCACGTCGCTCGGACTGGACTAGAAAGAGGTCGGGTCACCATTCCTTTCACGGAAAACCTATCCATCTTTCGGAAGGTGGATAGAAGCTTCACCTTCTATTGTTGGAGATTCGTGTGGCTGTTGTGGGCCGCACGATCTCCTCCATCCTCACCATCGTCTCCCCCGACGTTCACGCGTCAACGCGGAGGGGGCTAGGGGGTGCGAGCTAGGTGGAGGGGTGGGTGGTGGGCAGGAGTGACCGGTGGTGGCCGAGGTCGGCGAGGGCAGGTGGCGGGTGGCGGAGGTTAGGGTTCGGGGTTTCGGGGGGGCTTCAATGGCTGTCGGACTTAGAAAACGAGGTCGGGGAGGGGGGGTTAAGGCAGGTCcggcgatggtggtggtgcggccgcCAGCAGAGGCAAGGTGGCGTgggagcgccggcggccgggcaaGGCCGGACAGCCGGttggcggtggctggcggcgggtCGAGAAAGGCCGCTAGGTTAGGAGCCAACCTTTCTTTCACGCACCCCCTTCCCCTTTTCGATTGCACACACGATGCGCCACGAGAGCCGGAGAGAGAAAGCACCGCACTGCTCGCCGCCACACGACAGCGAAACCAAGCCAAAACCATGGCCGCCAACCTCTGCCGCCTCGCCTCGACATCCGCGTCCGTCCTCTCCTGCCAGCCCCAGCCTCCTAGTCCTccgccctccctcctcctccacctcaagcTCTCCAGTTCCGCCCCTCGGCGACGGATCCGCCGGCGCTGGAGGTCGCCAGGAAGGCGAAGGGAGAGGAAGCCGCGGGAGACAAGGGCTCCAGCGAGgggaaggcggaggcggcggtagAGAAGGAGGATAACGACAGCGGCGTGCATGTGAACAAGGCCACCGGCGAGATCGGCGCCCCGCGTGGGCCCGAGCCCGTGCAAGATGGCGACTGGgagcgcggcggccgctgctCCGATTTCTGAACTGCCCCGCCATGAACCCTGCGAGGTGAGATCGTGGGCAGCGGGTTACGTGTGTTGTGCGTTTGGATTTGCTCTATGATATGATGCTAGTCGTTTTAGTAATCTGTGCAAGGATGGTGTGatatatagggggtgtttggatacgaggtgctaaattttaggagtgtcacatcagatgttcggatgctaattagaaggactaaatatgagctaattataaaactgattgcagaacccctatactaattcgcgagatgaatctattgagcctaattaatcaataatTAGcgcatgtttactgtagcagcacattatcaaattatggactaattaggcttaatagattcgtcttacgaattagactccatatgtacaataggttttgtaaatagcctatgtttactcctaattagtatccaaacatccgatgtgacgggtactaaactttaggaggtgtatccaaacacccttatAATACTGTTAAAAATGTGTTTTGCTTTGTCCTCTGGGGAATGAATAAAATGAGTTGACATCATTCAATTCAGAATGTTCAGAGCATCTCGATCGCCTTTGCTTGCATTGGTGCCTTAGATTCTCCAATTTCGTGCTGCTATATTGAACTGGTGCAGCTATTTGGTTACTGCATCCTCGTTAATTACAAGAACAGAAACAATGGGATGCAGAGCAGATCACTATGACTTCTTGAATTTCAAATGAGAGAAGGGCAAAAAATTCCTTGCTCCGGTTTGTGCCTCGTTAAATTGTATTCctagtcaatttttttttctcaattgaTTTCACTCGCACAGAGCTATTCATGGTTGAGCCTTATGTTGATGGGTTAGGGCTACTGTGTTGTTTGCTTTTGGTGGGGCGAATTGGGGTTACTCTCATGTGTTTCGGATTCAGGCAACTGAAGCCTATTGATAGTTGAGACTGTAGTGGTGACGCCTTTCAAAAAGAAACTGTAGTGGCGACATGTATCGATTTTCTTATTGGGATCATTCATCAGTTGGATATATTTAGCTATGCTCTGTCTGCAATGGCATATCTGGGCAAGGGCCAGCATACGGCCGGCAAACCCGTCTTCGATGCATGGTGAAGTCTGAAGTTCGGAGTTTACTTATATAGTCTTATTTGATGATCTTATGGTCTGTAGCCTGAAGCATGAGAGTCCTCTGGCTGCTGAAGTCTAAAGTTCAAAGTTTGCTGATACAGTCACATTTGATCATGGTGTGGTCTGTAGCCTGAAGCATGAGAGTACATGTGCTATCATGGTGTAGGCAGGATGGAACATAAACCTGAATAAAATGTTAAGCATGAGGGTACATGGGCTATCTTAGGTTGTGGTCTTCAACGCTGCTGCAACGTTAACAGCATCAACCTCGACCACAATCCTTTGTGCTCCCGCTCGCGGTGCTGCTTTGGTTGCTTCCGTACAAGGTAATATTTTCTGCCTCAAACGACTCGGCAACATATGAGAGGTCTCCTGCACCTCCAATGATGACGTCACCATCATGTATCTGAGAACAAATCCCTTGCCTTGCCACCATTGGCAGTACCAGGTCAGAAAGCAGCATCGCTATTGAGTTTCATTGTCATCCACCCTTCCTCTGGCTTCCTCCATTTGCTTCTGTGCCCATAGCCTTGTTGCCATAGGCCGTGGTATGCCGTATGACGCTTCTAACACAGAAGTAGTCGCTCATATGTATGTTTGCAAATGCACCCTTATGAACTCACGTGAGCCCTACCCATGGAAGTGTCCAGGAGAACGGGCTGGCAGCTCTTGATTTTGGTGAAGTCATCACAAGAACAATATTGTTGATGAACACGTCGTCTACCACTGAAGTCCATGTTGAGTTGATTACACTAACCCAAGTGGATAGGTTTAAAGATAAATAAATGTTTAATACAGAATAAGAACAATATTATTCAACCAAATAGATTTAATGTGCTGACAACACTTTAGATCCAAGAATTTCTTGGAACTAGGAATGACTGGCTCTAAAAAAAGTTTGTTAGAGCTAGAGCTATGCTAAAGAAGCCCTAGACAAATGCAAGAGTGGAGCTCCGTGTCATAAACAACCTTAATTGCACGGATATTTTCATGTAATAATTAAGATGACGGTATCTTTGGTGCTTGTTTTGAACAAGTTAGAAGGAAAAatgcaccatcggatgttccgatggctCACCAAAGCAAGCGTCGGACTAACcatcggagcaattggtacaacgggaaaaataggaaaaatctcgagtgcaccggatgatccgatggagGTCATTTTACAAGCGTCGGAGCAATTTGCTAAGGAGGCAGAGGAAACCctatagcaccggatgttctgaCGCCCTACGTAGTTGACCGTCGGACGAAGCAAATTTACTTTGAAATCAAACAGAAGGTTTTGGCTAGAATCGCTTCAGTACTGGATGATCTGTCAGCCCTATCGGAGAAAGCATCGGAGCAATGATATCAAGGGGATTCAATGGTTACGTGACGTGAGTAgtggcaccggatgatccgatgggagCATCGGATAAAGCATCACATAAATTTCTGAGGAATTTGggcggggtggaggaggaggaggaggcgactgCGGCGttaggaagaagatgaggaagggGACAAGATGAGCCTGGAAAGTTTCATCTTTTATCTACTTGCAGAAGGTGGATACCAGATAGGAGCCAACCTTTCTTTCACGCACACCCTTCCCTTTTTTGATCGTGCACATGAGGCGATGCGAGAGCCGAAGAGAGAAAGCACCGCCGGTGAGGggtgagcggaggggggaggggagggaggcagatctagaggaggggaggaggagatgaaGTGTGAGCGGGTGAGATGGAGTGTGAGGAGATAGAGGAGATGAATGAGAGGATAAGAAGCGAGGAGGGGGGTGCGGGTGAGAGAGTGTGTCAAGTGATAGAGAAAGAGGAGGTGGGCGCGCGAGGACAGGGGTTCTAGTACCGGATGGGGGCTCCATCCGGTCTAGTACGggttggagcctccacctggtactacatccttagtaccaggtggaggcccCAACCGGTAGTAGAGGTCACCCTCTAGTACGAGGTGGAgtccccacccggtactagagggcctcCGGGGGATTCCAAACTTGGATCCGGTAGGTCCAAAAGTGACCGGTACTAAACCTAAGGACGAGAGGTCATTTTTATAGTAGTGCATGTACACGGGACCCACATCAACTATGAGCTATCAACTAACTTATAAACTTATACTATTGGAGACGCCGACTGTGGGCCCAAGGACCAAAGCTATTTATGTCAATGATCTTTTTCACGAGCCAGGAACTTGTGTATATGTGATTTATTGTGGCGTTTTTGTTTGATGTCTGTGGTCATTACCTGAATAGTTTATtatgaaaaaatagaaaaatacaaGTTCGGTTCGTGTAATGTTTATAATTTTATATGCCCAATATTTGTCCTTGCGACACGTATATACTAATACGCTTGTCACGGGCCCACTCGGCTATGTCACAACTTTTTTTAGAA
This window encodes:
- the LOC101759614 gene encoding universal stress protein PHOS34, whose product is MASAAPPATAAAGAGRRIVVAVDEGEESVHALTWCLANVVSPAGGDTLVLVHARRSRPVYAAMDSAGYIMTSDVLASVERHATAVSAAAVDKAKRICAEHPHLAVETLVESGDPRDVICDATDKVGADLLVMGSHGYGFIQRAFLGSVSNHCAQNCKCPVLIVKRPKE